In Roseomonas fluvialis, one genomic interval encodes:
- the glgA gene encoding glycogen synthase GlgA encodes MKVLAVASEAYPLVKTGGLADAVGALPGALATEGVHVTTLIPAYRSLRGTFARGRVVLDLPDLFGGAARIREARGILALDAPHLFDRPGGPYVAPGGGEWGDNAIRFAALGRAATLLALSLGVDAVHAHDWQAGLVPAYLRFAPRRIPCLFTIHNLAYQGKFPASVFPALGLPGAAFAREGLEYYGAVGFLKAGLWFADAINTVSPSYAEEILTPEGGMGLDGLLRGRARDLHGILNGLDVADWDPQSDAALAATFSADDPAPRAANKAALQARFGLAVDPAAPLVAFVGRLAWQKGADLLLDAAYTLMDHGAQLALLGSGEAPIEHACRSFAAMHAGRAGAFIGFDEGLARLVYGGADMLVVPSRFEPCGLAQLAALRYGAVPVVARTGGLGDTVIDASPMALAAHCATGVQVAPGRADALAAGLRRALALFGDAPAWRMIQANGLATDVSWGPSAGRYATLLKGLASRHG; translated from the coding sequence GTGAAGGTCCTTGCGGTCGCTTCGGAGGCCTATCCGCTGGTCAAGACCGGCGGCCTCGCCGATGCCGTCGGCGCGCTGCCGGGCGCGCTGGCAACCGAGGGCGTGCACGTCACGACATTGATCCCGGCCTATCGCTCGCTGCGCGGCACCTTCGCGCGCGGCCGCGTGGTGCTGGACCTGCCCGACCTGTTCGGCGGCGCCGCCCGCATCCGTGAGGCGCGCGGCATCCTCGCCCTCGACGCGCCGCACCTGTTCGACCGCCCGGGCGGTCCCTATGTCGCGCCGGGCGGCGGCGAATGGGGGGACAACGCGATCCGGTTCGCCGCCCTCGGCCGTGCGGCGACGCTTCTCGCGCTCTCGCTCGGCGTCGATGCGGTTCATGCGCATGACTGGCAGGCAGGGCTGGTGCCGGCGTATCTGCGCTTCGCGCCGCGGCGCATCCCGTGCCTCTTTACCATTCACAACCTAGCCTACCAGGGAAAGTTCCCGGCGTCGGTGTTTCCCGCCCTCGGCCTCCCCGGCGCGGCCTTCGCGCGCGAGGGGCTGGAATACTACGGCGCCGTCGGCTTCCTGAAGGCGGGGCTGTGGTTCGCGGACGCGATCAACACCGTCTCGCCGAGCTACGCCGAGGAGATCCTGACGCCGGAGGGTGGCATGGGGCTCGATGGCCTTCTGCGCGGGCGCGCGCGTGACCTGCACGGCATCCTGAACGGGCTCGATGTCGCGGACTGGGATCCGCAGTCGGATGCCGCGCTTGCCGCGACATTCTCGGCCGACGATCCCGCGCCGCGCGCGGCGAACAAGGCGGCGCTGCAGGCGCGCTTCGGCCTCGCGGTCGACCCCGCCGCGCCGCTCGTCGCCTTCGTCGGGCGGCTGGCGTGGCAGAAGGGCGCGGACCTGCTGCTCGATGCGGCATATACGCTGATGGACCACGGCGCGCAGTTGGCGCTGCTGGGGTCCGGCGAAGCGCCGATCGAACACGCCTGCCGCAGCTTCGCCGCGATGCATGCCGGGCGTGCGGGCGCCTTCATCGGATTCGACGAAGGCCTTGCGCGTCTGGTCTATGGCGGAGCGGATATGCTGGTAGTGCCATCGCGCTTCGAACCCTGCGGATTGGCGCAGCTAGCCGCGTTGCGCTACGGCGCGGTGCCGGTCGTCGCGCGCACCGGCGGGCTGGGCGATACGGTGATCGATGCGAGCCCGATGGCGCTGGCGGCGCACTGCGCGACCGGCGTGCAGGTCGCACCCGGCCGCGCGGATGCGCTGGCAGCCGGGCTGCGACGTGCGCTGGCGCTGTTCGGCGACGCGCCAGCCTGGCGCATGATCCAGGCGAATGGCCTCGCGACCGACGTGTCGTGGGGTCCGTCGGCCGGGCGCTATGCCACACTGCTCAAGGGTCTGGCTTCGCGGCATGGATGA
- a CDS encoding xanthine dehydrogenase family protein molybdopterin-binding subunit, translating to MTTLMQRGLSRRRVEDDRFLRGQGHFVEDLDARDALHAAVLRSPHAHARIVAIDVTAARSMPGVRDVLTAAELRAEGLHPLPCVAKVATLAPLIIPPRPALAEHRVRHVGDPVAFVVADTAAQARDASEAIVVDYETLAAVTDGAAALLPAAPLLWEDAPGNLAFRFQKGDAAAVDAAFAQADTIVAIDLVNNRVTAAALEPRAAIARFDAVTQTFLLQVTGQGVHAMRDQLATVLGVAPARIRVVAPDVGGGFGAKNFIFPDYALAMLAARRLGRPVRWVSDRTEDFVSTVHGRDNRTTARLALDADGRFLALRADTVANMGAYLSASGPGSSTNSPGTSMGGLYDIPAVFMDVRGAFTNTVPIDAYRGAGKPEANYIIERLVDLAARRTGIDATELRRRNLIATFPHRTAMGMNIDCGEFRANLDRAADAADIAGFAQRRAASEARGMLRGLGIACFLETSRGAPGEWAAVRFAADGTVALAVGTQSNGQGHETSFPQVAADLLGLPIEVFRLVQADTRDVARGHGHGGARSLHMGGEAMVRAIDAMLGKARALAAQLLQAPEASLRFAEGRFCLADDPAGRGVGLLDLAREAPGALDAEVDSDLDLVTFPNGCQVAEVEVDPETGQVHLLRYTAVDDYGRLLNPMLTIGQVQGGLAQGIGQAMLEEIVHDPESGQILTASLMDYCLPRATDLPPLDITCIEVPTASNRLGVKGSGQAGCIGAPQTVMHAVLDALAPLGIDGIDMPVTPMKVWKAIHAAR from the coding sequence ATGACGACGCTCATGCAGCGAGGCCTGTCGCGGCGGCGCGTCGAGGATGACCGCTTCCTGCGCGGCCAGGGCCATTTCGTCGAGGATTTGGATGCGCGAGATGCCCTGCACGCTGCCGTGCTGCGTTCGCCCCATGCCCATGCGCGGATCGTCGCCATCGATGTCACGGCGGCGCGCTCCATGCCGGGGGTCCGCGATGTGCTGACCGCGGCCGAGCTGCGTGCGGAGGGCCTCCATCCGCTGCCCTGTGTCGCCAAAGTCGCGACGCTCGCCCCGCTGATCATCCCCCCGCGCCCGGCCCTCGCCGAGCATCGCGTGCGCCATGTCGGCGACCCCGTGGCCTTCGTGGTGGCCGATACCGCAGCGCAGGCGCGCGACGCCTCCGAGGCGATTGTGGTCGACTACGAAACGCTGGCGGCCGTCACCGATGGCGCCGCCGCGCTCTTGCCTGCCGCGCCGCTGCTCTGGGAGGACGCACCCGGCAACCTCGCCTTCCGCTTCCAGAAGGGCGATGCGGCGGCGGTCGATGCCGCCTTCGCGCAGGCAGACACCATCGTCGCGATCGACCTGGTGAACAACCGCGTCACCGCTGCGGCGCTGGAGCCGCGGGCCGCCATCGCGCGGTTCGACGCTGTGACGCAGACCTTCCTACTGCAGGTGACAGGCCAGGGCGTGCACGCCATGCGCGACCAGCTCGCCACCGTGCTCGGCGTGGCGCCGGCGCGGATCCGTGTCGTGGCGCCCGATGTCGGCGGCGGCTTCGGTGCCAAGAACTTCATCTTCCCCGACTACGCGCTGGCCATGCTCGCCGCGCGCCGGCTCGGCCGCCCGGTGCGGTGGGTATCCGACCGGACGGAGGATTTCGTCTCGACCGTGCATGGCCGGGACAACCGCACGACGGCACGCCTGGCGCTCGATGCCGATGGCCGCTTCCTCGCGCTGCGTGCCGACACCGTCGCGAACATGGGAGCGTATCTGTCGGCCAGCGGACCGGGCAGTTCGACCAATTCGCCGGGCACGTCGATGGGCGGGCTGTACGACATCCCCGCCGTCTTCATGGATGTGCGCGGCGCCTTCACCAACACCGTGCCGATCGACGCGTATCGTGGCGCCGGCAAGCCGGAAGCTAACTACATCATCGAGCGCTTGGTCGACCTTGCGGCGCGGCGCACGGGGATCGATGCGACAGAGCTGCGCCGGCGCAACCTGATCGCCACCTTCCCGCATCGCACGGCGATGGGCATGAACATCGACTGCGGTGAGTTTCGCGCCAACCTGGACCGCGCGGCGGATGCGGCGGACATCGCCGGATTCGCGCAACGCCGCGCGGCCTCCGAGGCGCGGGGCATGTTGCGTGGCCTCGGCATCGCCTGCTTCCTGGAGACCTCGCGCGGCGCACCCGGCGAATGGGCCGCGGTGCGCTTTGCCGCGGATGGCACCGTGGCCCTCGCAGTCGGCACGCAGTCGAATGGGCAGGGGCACGAGACCAGCTTCCCGCAGGTCGCCGCCGACCTCCTCGGCCTTCCCATCGAAGTGTTCCGCTTGGTGCAGGCCGATACGCGCGATGTCGCGCGCGGCCACGGCCATGGCGGCGCGCGGTCGCTGCACATGGGCGGCGAGGCGATGGTGCGGGCGATCGATGCGATGCTGGGCAAGGCACGGGCGCTGGCGGCGCAGTTGCTGCAGGCGCCCGAGGCGTCCTTGCGCTTCGCCGAGGGCCGTTTCTGCCTGGCCGACGACCCGGCCGGCCGCGGCGTGGGCCTTCTCGACCTGGCGCGGGAGGCGCCCGGTGCCCTTGACGCAGAGGTCGACAGCGACCTCGACCTGGTCACCTTCCCCAATGGCTGCCAGGTGGCGGAGGTCGAGGTCGATCCCGAGACAGGCCAGGTGCACCTGCTACGCTACACCGCGGTGGACGACTACGGGCGTCTGTTGAACCCGATGCTCACGATCGGCCAGGTGCAGGGCGGCCTGGCGCAGGGCATCGGCCAGGCGATGCTCGAGGAGATCGTCCATGACCCGGAGTCCGGCCAGATCCTGACGGCGTCGCTGATGGATTACTGCCTGCCGCGTGCGACGGACCTGCCGCCGCTCGATATCACCTGCATCGAGGTGCCGACCGCCTCGAATCGGTTGGGCGTGAAGGGCTCCGGCCAGGCGGGTTGCATCGGTGCACCGCAAACGGTGATGCATGCGGTGCTCGATGCGCTTGCACCGCTCGGCATCGATGGGATCGACATGCCTGTCACGCCGATGAAGGTCTGGAAGGCGATCCACGCGGCGCGTTAG
- the glgC gene encoding glucose-1-phosphate adenylyltransferase, with amino-acid sequence MTDDRAPIGPPYARQAMAYVLAGGRGSRLQELTDRRAKPAVFFGGKSRIIDFSLSNALNSGIRRIAVATQYKAHSLIRHLQRGWNFLRPERNETFDILPASQRVDERSWYLGTADAVFQNLDIIEDYAPRFMVILAGDHIYKMDYEVMLAQHVATGADVTVGCFVLPRTEATGFGVMHVDATDRITDFVEKPADPPGIPGEPDKALASMGIYVFDTRFLSEQLQRDHDEAGSTHDFGKDLIPHIVKHGRAFAHRFEKSCVRSGAETSLYWRDVGTVDAYWQANIDLTEIVPDLDIYDRAWPIWTHAEVTPPAKFVHDIDGRRGEAISSLVSGGCIVSGAMVRHSLLSTGTHVHSYAMLDGAVVLPGVDIGRGARLTRVVVDRGVRIPAGLVVGEDPEADEARFRRTDTGVCLITQPMLDRLD; translated from the coding sequence ATGACGGACGACCGCGCCCCGATCGGCCCACCCTATGCCCGTCAGGCCATGGCCTATGTCCTCGCCGGCGGCCGCGGGTCGCGGCTGCAGGAACTGACCGACCGGCGCGCCAAGCCCGCCGTGTTCTTCGGCGGCAAGTCGCGCATCATCGATTTCTCGCTGTCGAACGCGTTGAATTCCGGCATTCGGCGCATCGCGGTGGCCACGCAATACAAGGCGCACAGCCTGATCCGCCACCTCCAGCGCGGCTGGAACTTCCTGCGCCCCGAACGCAACGAGACCTTCGACATCCTGCCCGCCAGCCAGCGCGTGGATGAGCGGTCGTGGTACCTCGGCACGGCGGATGCGGTGTTCCAGAACCTCGACATCATCGAGGACTACGCGCCGCGCTTCATGGTCATCCTGGCCGGCGACCACATCTACAAAATGGACTACGAAGTGATGCTGGCGCAGCACGTCGCCACCGGTGCCGACGTGACGGTGGGCTGCTTCGTGCTGCCGCGCACCGAGGCGACCGGCTTCGGTGTCATGCATGTGGACGCGACCGACCGCATCACCGATTTCGTCGAGAAGCCCGCCGACCCGCCCGGCATCCCTGGCGAACCCGACAAGGCACTGGCGTCGATGGGCATCTATGTCTTCGACACGCGCTTCCTGTCGGAACAGTTGCAGCGCGACCATGACGAAGCGGGGTCCACGCATGATTTCGGCAAGGACCTGATCCCGCACATCGTCAAGCATGGCCGCGCCTTCGCCCACCGCTTTGAGAAATCCTGCGTCCGGTCGGGTGCGGAGACCTCGCTGTACTGGCGCGATGTCGGCACGGTCGATGCCTATTGGCAGGCGAACATCGACCTGACGGAGATCGTTCCCGACCTCGACATCTACGACCGCGCCTGGCCGATCTGGACACATGCCGAGGTCACGCCGCCCGCGAAGTTTGTGCACGACATCGACGGGCGGCGCGGCGAGGCGATCTCCTCCCTTGTCTCCGGTGGCTGCATCGTCTCCGGAGCCATGGTGCGGCACTCGCTGCTGTCCACCGGGACGCATGTGCATTCCTACGCCATGCTGGACGGCGCGGTGGTCCTGCCTGGTGTCGACATCGGCCGCGGCGCGCGGCTGACCAGGGTGGTGGTGGATCGTGGCGTGCGTATTCCCGCGGGCCTCGTGGTCGGCGAGGACCCCGAAGCCGACGAGGCCCGCTTCCGGCGGACCGACACTGGTGTCTGCCTGATCACGCAGCCAATGCTCGACCGGCTGGACTGA
- the glgB gene encoding 1,4-alpha-glucan branching protein GlgB, with protein MTAWRADAGAIAQLLAARHADPFALLGPHAVPGGVVLRAFVPGAQTLVAFTPDVVTLERRDDAGFFEGLVAEATLPLAYTLQAARGADTWDFQDPYAFGPTLGPLDDHLLVEGTHARLFDRLGAHPCTHEGAEGVRFAVWAPQALCVSVVGDFNAWDGRRHAMRKRVDSGLWEIFLPGVTEGARYKYEILGRDGVRCPLKADPFGFAAELRPATASVVTRTDRFAWTDASWVAARARRDARREPMAIYEVHAGSWRRHPDGRFYTWDELADALIPYVVDLGFTHIEFMPVSEHPLDASWGYQPLGLYAVTARHGPPEGFARFIDRAHAAGIGVLLDWVPAHFPLDAAGLARFDGAALYEHPDPRRGFLPGWGTAVFDFGRREVAAFLAANALFWLQRYHADGLRVDAVSSMLYLDYDRPPDGWAPNEDGTNVNRDAVRFLQGANALIAREAPGVVTAAEEASAWAGVTAPDGLGFRFKWNMGWMNDTLRYVAKDPVHRAHHHELVTFGLMYAWNEAFILPLSHDEVVHGKGTLLGRLPGDDWQRFATLRCYYAFMWGHPGKKLLFMGQEFAPWREWSETQECDWWLLQHTPHRGVQDLVRRLNTLHRAHPALHARDCEPEGFRWIDADDAAHSMFSWLRFDGAGGPPVAVICNFTPVPRGGWRIGLPAAGTWRVLLNTDAAGLGGSGAGSMTDVVATDAPCHGLPASACIDVPPLGALYLEPVSWNGPDKA; from the coding sequence ATGACAGCCTGGCGGGCGGATGCCGGTGCCATCGCGCAGCTGCTCGCGGCCCGCCACGCCGACCCCTTTGCGCTGCTGGGGCCGCATGCGGTGCCTGGCGGTGTCGTACTGCGGGCCTTCGTGCCCGGCGCGCAGACGCTCGTGGCCTTCACGCCGGACGTCGTGACGCTGGAGCGCCGCGACGATGCCGGCTTCTTCGAGGGCTTGGTCGCCGAAGCCACGCTGCCGCTGGCCTACACGCTGCAGGCTGCGCGCGGCGCGGATACCTGGGACTTCCAGGACCCCTACGCCTTCGGCCCGACGCTCGGGCCGTTGGATGACCATCTGCTGGTCGAGGGCACGCATGCGCGCCTGTTCGACCGGCTGGGCGCGCATCCCTGCACGCATGAAGGTGCCGAGGGCGTGCGCTTCGCGGTCTGGGCACCGCAGGCGCTATGCGTGTCGGTGGTCGGCGATTTCAACGCCTGGGACGGGCGGCGGCATGCGATGCGCAAGCGCGTCGATTCCGGCCTGTGGGAGATATTCCTGCCCGGCGTGACGGAAGGGGCGCGCTACAAGTACGAGATCCTGGGCCGCGACGGCGTACGGTGCCCGTTGAAGGCGGACCCCTTCGGCTTTGCGGCGGAACTCCGGCCGGCCACCGCGTCAGTCGTGACCCGCACCGATCGCTTCGCCTGGACGGATGCCTCCTGGGTCGCGGCGCGCGCCCGGCGCGATGCGCGGCGCGAACCGATGGCGATCTACGAAGTCCATGCAGGGTCGTGGCGGCGGCACCCGGACGGGCGCTTCTACACCTGGGACGAATTGGCCGACGCGCTGATCCCCTACGTCGTCGATCTCGGCTTCACGCATATCGAGTTCATGCCGGTCAGCGAGCATCCGCTGGATGCATCCTGGGGCTACCAGCCGCTCGGGCTCTATGCGGTCACGGCGCGGCATGGGCCGCCGGAGGGATTCGCGCGCTTCATCGACCGCGCGCATGCGGCGGGCATCGGCGTGCTGCTGGATTGGGTGCCGGCGCATTTTCCGCTGGATGCCGCGGGCCTGGCGCGGTTCGACGGCGCAGCACTGTACGAGCACCCGGACCCACGCCGCGGCTTCCTGCCGGGCTGGGGGACCGCTGTGTTCGACTTCGGGCGGCGCGAGGTCGCGGCCTTCCTGGCGGCGAATGCGCTGTTCTGGCTGCAACGCTACCACGCCGACGGGCTACGCGTGGATGCGGTCTCGTCCATGCTCTACCTGGACTACGACCGCCCCCCCGATGGCTGGGCACCAAACGAGGACGGCACCAACGTCAACCGCGATGCGGTGCGCTTCCTGCAGGGCGCGAACGCGCTCATTGCGCGGGAGGCACCGGGCGTGGTCACCGCCGCCGAGGAAGCGTCCGCCTGGGCGGGCGTGACCGCGCCCGATGGCCTCGGCTTCCGCTTCAAGTGGAACATGGGCTGGATGAACGATACGCTGCGTTACGTGGCGAAGGACCCGGTCCACCGCGCGCACCACCACGAACTTGTCACCTTCGGCCTGATGTATGCGTGGAACGAGGCCTTCATCCTGCCGCTCAGTCACGACGAGGTGGTGCACGGCAAGGGCACGCTGCTGGGGCGACTGCCGGGCGACGACTGGCAGCGCTTCGCGACGCTGCGCTGCTACTACGCCTTCATGTGGGGCCATCCGGGCAAGAAACTGCTGTTCATGGGGCAGGAATTCGCCCCCTGGCGGGAATGGTCGGAAACCCAGGAATGCGACTGGTGGCTGCTGCAGCACACACCGCATCGCGGCGTGCAGGACCTCGTGCGGCGGCTGAACACGCTGCATCGCGCGCATCCCGCGCTGCATGCACGCGACTGCGAGCCCGAGGGCTTCCGCTGGATCGACGCCGACGACGCGGCGCATTCCATGTTTTCCTGGCTGCGCTTCGATGGCGCCGGTGGCCCCCCTGTCGCGGTGATCTGCAACTTCACGCCGGTGCCGCGGGGGGGCTGGCGGATCGGCCTGCCGGCAGCCGGCACCTGGCGCGTGCTGCTCAATACCGATGCGGCTGGGCTCGGCGGCAGCGGTGCCGGAAGCATGACCGACGTGGTCGCAACCGATGCGCCCTGCCACGGGCTTCCGGCCTCGGCCTGCATCGATGTGCCGCCGCTCGGCGCGCTCTATCTCGAGCCGGTTTCCTGGAACGGGCCGGACAAGGCATGA
- the glgX gene encoding glycogen debranching protein GlgX, whose product MDDGAAEPLGVHLTAEGASIAIPAPGADAVEFCLFDQAGAREVGRWRLPGRTGDVFHGMLRGVVQGARYGLRAHGPASERFDPSKLLLDPWARAIDRPFATHDTLLVPGADSSAAMPKVVLVAPLPPAPAPPPCPGPRVIYELHVRGFTRSHPDIPDAIRGTFAGLAHPAAIAHLRRLGVTHVELMPTAAWVDEPQLAPLGLTNAWGYNPVAWLAPDPRLAPGGMAEVRAAVAALAEAGIGTILDVVLNHSGEGDAQGPTLSLRGLGDAAWYRTDTQGRYVNDSGCGHALALDQAWPLRLAMDAMRHWVGQAGLAGLRLDLATTLGRRANGFDPQAPLLQAMRQDPLLRDRWIIAEPWDVGHGGYRLGAFPPGWGEWNDRFRDSIRRFWRGDVGSLGDAATRLAGSRDVFGTRPATDSINFVTAHDGFTLADLVSHAQKHNTANGEENRDGTNDNLSWNHGIEGASDDPDITARRKADVRALLATLLAARGTPMLSMGDEAGRSQLGNNNAWCQDNATTWFDWTAADEALVDFTARLVSLRRAHPALSGTAPLTGTPDATGAPDLRWLRLDGSPMTSEDWTNPGSRSVVMVLQSGETRALVALHGGDDSATLTLPEGTWRLLADSADPARDTAPGKSVPLAPRSVAWFTAMPNAPRAPAAPDRALLAELSTAAGIATQWHDIDGARHAVPEATLRAVLAALDLPAETTAQARDSLARRRAAPRSANVDPGQCHDAPAGRRFGVAAQLFALRHDVDQGIGDYTALAMLARGAAAHGAALVGLSPPHALMPTERERASPYQPSDRRFLEPVLLDVTALPMVGDAPAVRAALDRHAAVFAALRAGTLVDYPATWAAKRAVLDAAVAALPRDHAEFTAFRGEGGTALEDFAAFAVLAERFGPRDWPAGHAHPDDTAMASLRASASDALRFHTALQWMCDRQLGAAAAAGPGLYRDLAVGAAPDGAEVWSQPGAFLRGFSIGAPPDPFAADGQVWGLPVPHPHVSEATRHGGFATLLRANMRHARALRLDHAMGLERLFIVPEGARANEGCYLHCDGSGMLATLARESRAAACAVVGEALGTVPEGFADRLAAARVLAYRVLWFERDGHGFRAPADWPALAAACVSTHDLATLAGWWTGADLEERAALGLLAPAAAQTSLDVRAREREALAAACGIAAGSFGPETAAAVHRFVAATPSRMMLVQAEDLAGERIGVNLPGTDRERPNWRRRLPMAADRLFDGDSAPAVLAAILAQRGAG is encoded by the coding sequence ATGGATGATGGTGCGGCGGAGCCACTCGGCGTTCATCTGACGGCCGAGGGCGCCAGCATCGCCATTCCGGCGCCTGGTGCCGACGCCGTGGAATTCTGCCTGTTCGACCAGGCCGGTGCGCGCGAGGTCGGCCGCTGGCGCCTGCCGGGACGCACCGGCGATGTCTTTCACGGCATGCTGCGCGGCGTCGTGCAGGGCGCCCGCTACGGGCTGCGTGCGCACGGCCCCGCGTCGGAGCGTTTCGATCCATCCAAGCTGCTGCTCGACCCCTGGGCGCGGGCGATCGATCGTCCCTTCGCGACGCACGACACGCTCCTGGTGCCCGGCGCGGACAGCTCAGCGGCCATGCCCAAAGTGGTGCTCGTGGCGCCCTTGCCGCCGGCGCCGGCGCCGCCGCCCTGCCCCGGCCCGCGTGTGATCTACGAACTGCATGTGCGCGGCTTCACGCGCAGCCATCCCGACATACCCGACGCAATCCGCGGCACCTTCGCGGGCCTTGCGCATCCGGCCGCCATCGCACATTTGCGGCGCCTTGGCGTTACCCATGTTGAACTCATGCCCACCGCCGCCTGGGTCGATGAACCGCAGCTGGCGCCGCTCGGACTGACCAACGCCTGGGGCTACAATCCGGTCGCGTGGCTCGCGCCGGACCCGCGGCTCGCGCCCGGTGGCATGGCGGAAGTGCGCGCCGCCGTCGCCGCGCTGGCCGAGGCCGGGATCGGCACCATCTTGGATGTCGTGCTGAACCATTCGGGCGAGGGCGATGCACAGGGGCCCACGCTATCCTTGCGTGGTCTCGGCGACGCCGCCTGGTATCGCACCGATACGCAGGGCCGCTACGTGAACGACAGCGGCTGTGGCCATGCATTGGCGCTCGACCAGGCCTGGCCGCTGCGCCTCGCGATGGATGCGATGCGCCACTGGGTCGGCCAAGCCGGGCTGGCCGGGCTGCGGCTCGACCTCGCGACCACGCTCGGACGCCGCGCGAACGGCTTCGACCCGCAGGCCCCATTGCTGCAGGCGATGCGCCAGGACCCGTTGCTGCGCGACCGCTGGATCATCGCCGAGCCGTGGGATGTCGGCCATGGCGGGTATCGGCTGGGCGCCTTCCCGCCAGGCTGGGGCGAGTGGAACGACCGCTTCCGCGACAGCATTCGCCGCTTCTGGCGCGGCGATGTCGGAAGCCTCGGCGATGCGGCGACGCGCTTGGCCGGGTCGCGCGACGTCTTCGGCACGCGCCCCGCGACCGACAGCATCAACTTCGTCACGGCCCATGACGGCTTCACGCTGGCCGACCTGGTCAGCCATGCGCAGAAGCACAACACGGCGAATGGCGAGGAGAACCGCGACGGCACCAACGACAACCTCTCCTGGAACCACGGCATCGAGGGCGCGAGCGACGATCCCGACATCACGGCGCGCCGCAAGGCGGATGTCCGCGCGCTTCTGGCGACGCTGCTCGCCGCGCGCGGCACGCCGATGCTCTCGATGGGCGACGAGGCCGGGCGCAGCCAGCTGGGCAACAACAACGCCTGGTGCCAGGACAATGCGACGACCTGGTTCGACTGGACCGCGGCCGACGAGGCGCTGGTCGACTTCACCGCGCGGCTGGTCTCGCTGCGGCGCGCACATCCCGCGCTGTCGGGCACGGCACCGCTGACCGGCACGCCCGATGCGACCGGCGCGCCCGACCTGCGTTGGCTGCGCCTGGACGGCAGTCCGATGACCTCGGAGGACTGGACCAACCCCGGATCGCGCAGCGTGGTCATGGTGCTGCAGTCCGGCGAGACGCGGGCGCTGGTGGCCCTGCACGGCGGCGACGACAGCGCGACGCTGACGCTGCCGGAAGGCACCTGGCGCCTGCTTGCCGACAGCGCCGATCCCGCGCGCGACACCGCCCCAGGCAAGTCTGTCCCGCTGGCACCGCGCTCCGTCGCGTGGTTCACCGCGATGCCGAACGCGCCGCGCGCGCCCGCCGCGCCGGATCGAGCGTTGCTGGCCGAACTGTCGACCGCTGCGGGTATCGCGACGCAGTGGCACGATATCGATGGCGCACGTCATGCGGTTCCCGAGGCGACATTGCGCGCGGTGCTCGCCGCGCTTGATCTGCCGGCAGAGACCACCGCCCAGGCGCGCGACAGCCTGGCGCGACGTCGCGCGGCGCCGCGGAGCGCAAACGTCGATCCCGGGCAGTGCCACGACGCTCCGGCGGGTCGACGCTTCGGCGTCGCCGCGCAGCTGTTTGCGCTGCGCCACGACGTCGACCAGGGCATCGGCGACTACACCGCGCTCGCGATGCTGGCGCGCGGCGCGGCGGCACACGGCGCTGCACTGGTCGGCCTTAGCCCGCCGCATGCCCTGATGCCGACGGAGCGGGAACGCGCCAGCCCCTACCAGCCCTCGGATCGCCGCTTCCTCGAACCCGTGCTGCTCGATGTGACGGCGCTGCCCATGGTCGGCGACGCACCGGCCGTCCGGGCCGCGCTGGACCGCCACGCAGCGGTTTTCGCCGCGCTGCGCGCCGGTACGCTGGTCGACTACCCGGCCACATGGGCTGCCAAGCGCGCCGTGCTCGATGCCGCGGTCGCAGCCTTGCCGCGCGACCATGCCGAATTCACAGCGTTCCGCGGGGAGGGCGGCACCGCGCTCGAGGATTTCGCAGCCTTCGCCGTCCTGGCCGAGCGCTTCGGACCGCGCGACTGGCCGGCCGGCCATGCGCATCCCGACGACACCGCGATGGCGAGTCTGCGGGCGAGTGCTTCGGATGCGCTGCGCTTTCACACGGCGCTGCAATGGATGTGCGACCGTCAGCTTGGTGCTGCCGCCGCGGCGGGGCCGGGGCTATACCGCGACCTCGCGGTCGGTGCCGCGCCTGACGGCGCCGAGGTGTGGTCCCAACCCGGCGCGTTCCTGCGCGGTTTCTCGATCGGCGCCCCGCCCGACCCCTTCGCGGCCGATGGGCAGGTGTGGGGCCTGCCGGTACCGCATCCGCACGTTTCGGAGGCCACGCGGCATGGCGGCTTCGCCACGCTGCTGCGCGCCAACATGCGCCACGCACGCGCGCTGCGGCTCGACCACGCGATGGGTCTCGAGCGGCTGTTCATCGTGCCCGAGGGCGCACGCGCCAACGAGGGCTGCTACCTGCATTGCGACGGATCGGGGATGCTTGCGACGCTGGCGCGGGAAAGCCGCGCCGCGGCGTGCGCTGTGGTTGGCGAGGCGCTCGGCACCGTGCCGGAGGGTTTCGCGGATCGGCTCGCGGCAGCGCGTGTGCTGGCGTATCGCGTGCTCTGGTTCGAGCGCGACGGCCATGGCTTCCGCGCTCCCGCCGACTGGCCCGCGCTGGCCGCGGCCTGCGTGTCCACCCACGACCTCGCAACGCTCGCCGGCTGGTGGACCGGCGCCGATCTCGAAGAACGCGCGGCGCTGGGATTGTTGGCGCCGGCCGCAGCGCAGACATCCCTCGACGTGCGCGCGCGGGAGCGCGAGGCGCTCGCCGCGGCCTGCGGCATCGCAGCCGGCAGCTTCGGCCCGGAAACGGCAGCAGCCGTCCACCGCTTTGTCGCCGCGACGCCGAGCCGCATGATGCTCGTGCAGGCCGAGGACCTTGCCGGCGAGCGGATCGGTGTAAACCTGCCCGGCACCGACCGCGAACGCCCGAACTGGCGCCGGCGCCTGCCGATGGCGGCGGATCGGCTGTTCGACGGCGACAGCGCGCCTGCCGTGCTTGCCGCGATCCTGGCGCAGCGCGGCGCTGGCTGA